tttagttttttaaatcactggggaagccagaaATAAAGGCACATTACaacctgtgttgtgataattgcgtaacctgttagttcatatgtcttgccactgtgtttgttgtaaaggcagagacaattagaagacacagcggcagaataaattcaaccacagctttgtttcatcacaaaaccggagagcaacctgTCTGGtggagtccacaaagcatattgcatgtaacaaacagttacatgacctacagcatggtcaatcaAGTTAATGTTTCTGACATACCTCGCACCACTAAACAACTACTCCacagagagttaccgcaagtcgcaaagaaaacaggagctgcctccactattccagcaccatttcaacatcatcaaatcacctatgcttagtctaatacagtgacagctAAAAGGCCAGGGGTACAATGTATGAATGAATGGTTGGGTCagaatcaccattacaatcattggccagtacagagaataaagtaaaaccacaagtccaaatgtCTATCTCCAtctatggctaatttaggaaagggccaattttacctaactagctagctactggaGGACAAcgcaacgagatgcaacaattcaggTTTTTCTGTCAATGAAGTTTTGCTCTCGACGCGATTTGATAGGAGTgacgccaaatccaaactggcttccattgacacttttttggtgcgccaggaccattcacagttgatctcactgattggctattatttacAACTTTTAAATGAAGGGACGCCAAATGTTCGCTGGcatcccttgcattcaatgctatgggCAGCAACAACGTCATACTCTTTTGGAACAGACAGCGTCAGATAGATGccccacacagagacagaagcgCGCCGTTTCGTTTGCTCGGATGCTTTTGTTTTTCTCCTCTCAATTTTTGGGGGAAGCCTGGCTACGCTTGGCATCCATCAATACATACCACCGCCCACACTGGTCTTACTACCACTGATTTTACTGAAAAGTTGTATTTACCAGGACATGTTGTCATCTTacctagctaccttaagatgaaAGCACTAACTGGAAGTCATTCTGGACAAGAGGATGGTTCAACTATTAATGTATAAGATATAGAACTCACCCTCCATCCACAATTTCATCCACAGCTAGAAAGAGACCTTCCATGTTCTCAAGTAGAGCTCTCCTCTCAACATTCTTCctacagagacagacaacagagaAATCATTTTCCAAGGCTTGCCTTTTGATGATCGATGACTAAATATGTGCTGTAATTAATAAGCTTTAGATCTCACCTCAACATTTGGCTAAGTGAGTCAAACAGACAGTTCAGAACAGCCATTAGCATCAACTGTTGGAgggaaacaaaaacacacacaccaaaaaaggTTATTTAGAGAATGGCAGAGTGCACTGAAATGAAACATACAATAAATGCATTAATTGTTTAAAATATGATGACCTCATTTTCATGTGAGCTTCCAATGACATAGAAGAAGAGATCAATGTTGCTCTTGTAGACGACTGTGAGGCCCTCTAGCAGAGCGATCTCACCTAAGTAGGCACAGAAACATGACAATGAGACAAAGAGGTAAAACACGATTCAATGACCTGTGCATGTGTTAGTGAAGTGCGAgttgactcataacccgcagTTATATCCGCGGGGCtggtgtgtttagggtcatgaaatattgtgtggatgaagggcatgTGGGTGGAGTGTGGGTTTAAAAAATAGAAACTTTGGATTAAAAATCCATAAATGTATAATTATTGTGCAATTCATATCTAAAGGCTACATTGGAGGTTTTtctgtaatatttttttttatctggTGTTAGGCCGTAAAGCTTAGGCTTACGCACTAACCGTTCACGCGCCAAATGCTTTTGGGAATTTGTGCAGAAAAAGTTAACGGCGATCAACTGAGGCAAAAAGGACCAAGTCTgagtttaattcaataagagaGAGTTATTGCACTTTCTCCCTGGTCCCTAAACTTCTTAAAACATTCCCGGTCCCTAAACTTCTTAAAATGTTCCCGGTCCCTAAAAATGTACCAAATCATAGTCAACTAgatagaatgaatgcttcaatcGTTGTATGACATTTTCTGGTGACCAAGGAGTAATTTAGTTTTCTAGGGAAACAAGTAACGACGGAAGAGATGCGTATCTAAgtatagacaagttgactaacaaatagcaaCCATTTTTATGCTTATAATTTACTACATTTTGTAGgcgatttttaatttttttatcctGTACCCACTGTCAATTGTCTATATTTTTGTTGTTTAGGGTCGGGTGCGGGCCTCGGATTTCCAGATGcagatgggttattagcaattgcatGGGCAGGTGAACAAAGCTGACCTGCACATAACTagtctgcgtgcgtgtgtgtattcaAATGCATTTCTTACTGTCAGTCCTGTGTGTCTTGCTGAAGATGTTCTTCTCGAAAGCTTTCTGTTCCTTCACTGAAGGGTAGGTGCCATCATAATACTGTCAATAAAGCATTAAAATGCATTAAGAGAATGAGGGGGTCGATACCACAAATATTGTTGGTTGTTGGGTAAATCCACTTGAATGCAATCACTGTTTGAcagcaccccttttgatttgaatgaaACCTTCCATACATTATTTGCCCATTGTAGAAAATGCGGAGAAcgtgactttttggacctgaatacCAAAACAGTCAAGAGATTAAAAGGtgcataccctaccataccatgagacatccatgtcttgaAAAGATACGATGGTTGAGattgatatcatttaaaagcttacaaaatagggttgtcaaactgttttagaattttgttattttttatcCTTTGTAAATGATCTAAAAACATGTAAActcaaaaaataaattaaataaatcacATTCACAAatgttgtagcttagaccctACTTTACGTCATCTGAGGTTTTTGTGCCCGCCATCGGTTGAGGCACAACATGCTcgaatacagggtgggtgtcctAAAATAATAAAAATTTAGACTTTCAAAATGGTACCGGCGGTacatcagagaatgttgacttgaatgggaatacCTGTTTTAAATTATACTGAAAgctataaaaaatgttttttaaagtcCCATACATATATAACAatctcccagtaatttattgggcaTCACTGTGCCAcactgaagaaggcacagtgatgccaaaatgttttttttttacccaatgAATTACTGGGAGGTTATATATGGAGTGTGCGATTCTTCTGGTTTTTATAGCTTACAGTTTATTCaccattagtcagcacctctacactaaATACTTTTCGCTGGGTGTGTGCCATCTCATGCTTTTTATTAGTTTAAAATTATTCTGTCAATCCTCCATAGGAAACCTATTGAAATATAAATAATAGACATGACCATTTAAGTTGACATTGATTTAAAGAGATAGAAATATAATTCATAGAATGGACCTATGATTGAAATGACACTCACCTTGTACCcaagagcatgttgtgtctcaacTGATGGCTGGCACATCACAAAAACCTCTGATGCGATtaagaattaaaaaaaaaaaaaaaaaaaatttaaacagTTTACACATTATTAGATCATTTACATTAAAAAAGGTTAAAAATGTTTGATTTTTAttcaacaaaaaatatattaaaaaaaatgtaagacCCTGTTTTGTAAGGTTATAAATGATATCAGACTTTAATATTTATCTTCTCCAGTGAtggacatggatgtctcatggtagggtggggtatgcaaaatgggtcaactttgaacacctctatctcctgaatgttttggtatTCATGTCCAACAAGTCACTTTCTGACCACTACATCCATGGGCAAAGATGTATGGAAAGTTTTGTTTAAATAAAAAGGGATGCTGTCAAAAAAGTGATTGAACACATATGGATCGACCATGTTCGTACATTTCCAATGGTAGGCTAATGCAGCTGGGTATTGCATAACGACAAAATTAGTTACATAGCAGAGCTTGCCAACCTCAGTCCTGAATTACtgagtgtgcaggcttttgttcaagTCCAGTATAACACACCTGATCATCAATGTCTTACTTTTGCATAAAGCCTCTCTCCATCATTATCCAGAATGAGGACTGCTTTCACAGTGTACAAAGATGGTTCCTGTTAAACAGATGTACACAGACATGAGTAGTAGTGAGGGGGAATATGGGCGTACACTTCCTCTGTGGCGAAATAAGTTACACACAGcgatacatttaagtcatttagcagacgctcttatccagagcgacttacaaatcgaTAGATATAAAGGAGTCCTCTATCTGTGCCATTATAacatctgtgacagcatgggcagcgccaatGAGGCTACAACCCATAGGAATTAGTGATGTCTAGTTTGAAAACTATTATTTATTTTTGAACAACTCTTTTTACTGACTCGAGTCATATTTCGTTTTTCTGAGTGACGTGTTCATTTTAGTCGTTTGTTTGACCTGCTAGTGCTGGCTGCAATGAGTATTACAGCAGGATTAATAAACGCTCCTCCGGCTCAGCGGCTTCAGAGACGTGCTCAATTCACCAACAGTCTGTCATATGCGCGCAGGAAAATAGACATGTTTAGAACTGATATTTCATGCATGGTGCAAGAATGACTGCAATTAATTGATTATTGAATGTTAGGATGGAAACAGCTTTGTAGGACCAAAACATACACAGCCTCATGCTAAAACAtcattttggccactagaggcctcgATCATTCTCTATTGGGTCCTATGGGCCTGATTTGTGTCAGTCACACTTTCGCTAACACACTTCactctaataatcataatctccagtttagaatgcaattagtttaaatcagctgtgtttgctgggAGGGGGAGTGCGCACCACGCCGGCCTctgaggactggagtttcccatccctgctttaaggcaaagattatggatatactgacaaTATCGTTGTCTCTCTTTCCAAACAATGGAGTAGTTGTCCACAAAGCAGCACAGCGGGCTGTCAAACTCCCGTTTATTCCTCTTTGGATTGGTGGAAACTACTAATTATTTTAATATAGGGTTGTTGACGTCAATGGATAGAGATGCTATGCTAACAGCCTCATGTCAGAATAGCCACCTCAATGTTTTTCATAAAGTTGTGGGATGTTACGTCCTACTtatcagtacactcgtaacaacCTAACCATTACAAAACTTATGTTCGAACAAATAAACCATTACATGTTTTGTTGACCAAAGTGGACACTGacctccagacaaaaactcatcGCTTTGAATGGAAGCGAAAAAAACGAAAGATGTCCCCCTGCTGGGGAAGACACATTTTTGGCCGAGTTGGGCTCTCCCTTCGCCTCTTTCgctctgtctgttacacatcatcagtcgttagctagctaattagctaacattagcaactagttagctaactagctatgaTAGCAGGTAAGGACACAAGAAATAAGGACATTCACTAACGGAAATATTTTACATTACTAAGCATTGTGACCAGATATAGGATTTAGCCACAGTTTATAAACTTACATACTGTACGTCTatgatttagctagctagctacacacgtTACCCTGTTGTAAATGCTACATCAGCTAGTTTGCTAAAACATCCGgcgagttagctagctaatatcgTCCAATTTATCGACAGGCAGCAAACACATTATCTCTCGTGACGTCGGCAAAGTTACTAGACTTTAATTAGTCACATCAGGAATTAAAGAAAAAACCGTCACCAGCGTTACAGTATCCATCTTCTTCCAATAGGTCCTAGTTAGCAACCTTCTTAGCTTGTTAGCAACCTAGCTAAATATTTATGCGATCTCCCATTGGATGATATTCCGCGTCAGTCATAACACTCCGATATGACACCGCCCATTCTGTACTGAGTACCGAGTACAAAGGTCTAAGACATTTGCCAACCAGTCCAGACCATTAAGGTGCAAATACTTGAGTGAATAAACTTTGAATGTAAAGTTTCTGTTACTATAAATTATACAATTGGGTTACCTGCTCATATCATTCATTATGCAGGATTTAATTGTGACACACCTgtggttggaggagctgacaGTACTAATTAAGACAAAGTTAGGGAGGGACTGTGCAGTTGGGCAGTAACATTTCCAGCAAGCAGTGGTGGTGGTATACCACTAGCTTGCTCTGtgggtattattatttttttaagtcAGTTAGATTTCTTTGACCAAAGGACATGAGCTTCAACTCCACCACTGCAAACCGTAGGTATTTACATTACAGCAtaatacagtataacctacatggtaggcctacagtaatGAAGGTAGGCCAACTGTATTCCTCCCTGGCTTCAGCACATCTGTTCCCCCCTTTGATTCCTATTGTGTGTCTGAATATAGTCAGTCATGTTATAAtggaaaagttttttttaaagaatcatCCCACATTAAACCATCCTAATTACCCTGGTTGTTTCTTCTGGGAAGTATCAATCTGGAAACCCATACTAGTGATGGGGTTTCCCCTCTATTCAGAATGGCATCAGTGTTTACGTGTCAACCTCCATTTTGGTTTTGAACATCAATTTCTGTCTGTTATTGCAAGGAGTGTTGTGAGTGTAATATTGTTTTGATGGGAAAGACACATTGCCATTGAAGTTCTTTGCTTTTGTCATATAATGTTTTTTTCCAAATctaaatctaaatgtgtattatatattatatagccTGCATTAAATGATCATATTATCTAAAAATTCACTTGCAACTGTTTTGTGGCTAACCAACACATTTTGCAATGCAGCAATGGGTTTTCACAATTCTACCACTAAAGATTTCGAAATTACCCTTAATGTCTGAGAGGAAACACAATATGCAGCCCTGACTGTACAGTCAAAAGCCTGAATGCTTCTCAGAAGAATGTTGGCATGCCACATGTTGGCATTGCTTGTACTTAGTATAGCAGTATGAGAACATTTGTTACTAACAGattcctctgttctcatccttgATGCCTGTGTTTGTACAGTATAGCCTATTCTTAATATAACCATGACAATATTGACTGTTAGTACTTAACATGGTTAATTCCTAAATGTATTCATCATTTACTTCTATACAATATGGGCAAATGGGTTTTCCTTTCCATTCAATAGAGAGGAAAGAGGACCTCCCTCCATAACCAAATCAAATGTCaatggtcacatacatgtgtttagcagatgttattgcaggtgtagcaaaataCTAGATTTATAAAGTATATTGTCATGGCTCTCGTCGTAatgaggatcggaccaaaacgcagtgtggtatgtgttcatgattctttattaaccaaaacacttgaacaaaataacaacgtgaagaagaagaaaaacaccAGTTCTGTAAGGTGAATAAACTATAcaaaaaacaactacccacaaagcacaggtgggaaaaaaggctgcctaaatatgattcccaatcagagacaacgatagacagctgtctctgattgagaaccatacctggccaaaacatagaaataaagaaactagaatgcccaccctagtcacaccctggcctaaccaaaatagagaataaaagcctctctatggccagggcgtgacatatgCAATCAACATCCCTTACCTACCAatagaggaccacaatggaaacaaGTCTTTTGACTTTTTGTATATATAATACTCAGCAAATTTGGTATATGTATTTGTTGCCTGATTTAACATATTTATGtgtttaataataataaataaaacactTTTTGTATTGGGAGCTAAAGCAGGATTTCCCAAACTCTGTGCTGGGGCCATGggggcacgttttggtttttaccctagcactacagtacacacctgaTTAAAAGAACCAAAGCTagttgatgagttggttatttgaatcagttgtGTAATGCATGGGCAAGAAACAAAACGTACACCCATTGGGTGTCCCAAGACCAAGTTTAGGAAACCCTGAGCTAGAGGATAATATTTTTCATGTAACTGATGGAAAATCACAAGACgtggacactgtaaagtctaaAGGAAACACTTTGGCATTATGCCCCTTTCTGAAGTATGCTCAAGACACTTTTAACGGCTTAATCAATATGACTAAATTGAACAACAGCATTTACCGGTGTAACAAATAACCTCTTTATCCGGTAGTTCTATAATGTTCATCGTTACAGCAAACCTGATGCCCATGGAGATTCTGCAGAATAGTCCGAAGACGGTCTGTTGAGGTTGAGTAAAATGTTCGCCATTGACCAATTGTTACATCGGAATAACAGCAAATGAGGAACATGAACCTGCACTATCATTGCGTTCATTGCTAATGTCTCAATATGACCAATGATAAGATGTTCAGATTAACCTACTTGTGATCTTTCACAATACAGAGTATTTCACCTTTTTAAACCTCACATTTTGAAAAGTTGTTATTCTATGACTATGGCCTATTACTACTATCTTATAACAATAATAAGATTACATTTATCACCTGGACTTTTTCAATGAAGTGCAACAGGAATGTGTATTGTTGttgcagtgtggtgtgtgtgtgtgtgtgtgtgtgtgtaatgcatagagagaaagagagagagagatagggaagacaggagggaagggaggatgtTTGGTAGAGGAAACTCTGCTGGGTGCTGATAAAAGCAGCATTGGGTGCTTATGAAGGGAGCTGCTAACTGCTGTGGTTTTTGCCATGAGATGGGGAGAAGGGAGCAGCCCATGCTATCGCAttgtccctccatcctccctgcctTGCACAGTCCGTTGCACAATGCTGGACTAACACACTGGGCGTTGTCCACTGTCTACCGTCACCACAAAGTTGCATTTGTCATGCAATGTGAAAACACATCGATATTAACTTAGGAATGGGAATGGGTTATATTTTGAACAACAtcatcatatagagagataggGGATGCTTGATGAAGCATACAAAACACGTTTTCCTTTCCATGTCTGTTTGTTATTGTCTCTGAGCATTATCTATTGGCAATGCTTGTGGTgataattacactgaacaaaaatatgaatgcaacatgtaaagtgttgatcccatgttacatgagctgaaataaaagatcccagaaatgttccatatgcacaaaaagctttctCAAATGTTTCTCAAATTTGTATTTCATCCCtgatagtgagcatttctcctttgccaagataatccatgcacctgacaggtgtgtcatatcaagaacctgattaataaacagcatgatcattacacaggtgtaccttgtgctggggacaataaaaggccactctaaaatgtgcagttttgtctcacaacacaaagccagagatgtctcaagttttgagggattgtgcaattggcatgctgactgcaggaatgtccgacagagctgttaccagagaattgaatgttgatttctctaccataagccacctccaacatcgttttagagaatttggcagtacgtccaaccggcctcacaaccgcagaccacatgtgccgtgtgggcgagcggtttgctgatgtcaacgttgtgaacagagcacCCCATggtgccaccatcacctcatgtttcagcatgataaagcacggccccatgtcgcaaagatctacaattcctggaagctgaaaatgtcataGTTCTTCCTTGACCTgcctactcaccagacatgtcaaccaTTTAGCATGTTTGGTATGCTCTGGATTACCGTgtatgacagtgtgttccagttcccgcccatatccagcaacttcacacagccattgaaaaggagtgggacaacattccacaggccacaatcaacagcccgatcaactctatgcgaatgaGATGTgtagcgctgcatgaggcaaatggcggTCACACTAGATACTGACCGGTTTTCTCATCCACGCCCAtatcttttttttaaggtatctttgaccaacagatgcatttctgtattcccagtcagttgaaatccatagattagggtctaatgtatttatttcaatcgactaatttccttatatgaactgtaactcattaaaatcgtagaaattgttgcatgatgcGTTTATATCTTTCTTCAGTATAAATTTCCCTCCATGGTatcaatggggcggcaggtagcctagtggttagcgcgttgggccaggaaccgaaaggttgctagattgaatccccaagctgacaaggtaaagatctgtcgttctgcccctgaacaaggcagttataacccactgttcctaggacgtcattgtaagtaagagtTTGATCTTAACTGAATTGCGTAGTTAAATCAATAAAGAACTATTTCTACTTTACCCTCTGTCCATgcagtctctcttcctctcttcccaacAGCTGTGGGCCTACTGGCTCAGAGAATTTCCCTTCTCCAGACCGCAACCAGGGGAAACAAATTTGTGGTGAGGTATTTTTTCCACTCAAATCATAGAAATCATGTTTTCAGGTTGTTAGGGCAAGACTTCCAATACCACACCTCTTCAATGACAAAATGGTGACAATAATAAAAAATACTTGTCGAGAAAGAAGCAATGTATTAATCATGGAGTAGAACTAGTAGAACATGCACCTAGTTCAAATTCTAGAATTATCTGTGGAAAAAAATGGTGATTCTGACATAGCCATATCCATATACactgggtgtacaaaacatttggaaacatctgttctttccatgacataggctgaccaggtgaatccaggcgaaacctatgatcccttattgatgtcacctgaaaatccacttcaatcagtgtagatgaagggggggagACGGGAttgagaaggatttttaagccttgagacatggatgtgtgccattcagagggtgaatgggcaagacaaaatatttaagtgcctttgaacagggtatggtagaaggtgcaaggtgcacctgtttgagtgtgtcaagaactgcaacgccactgggtttttcacgctcaacagtttactGTGTGCATCAAGACTGGTCCACTATCTAAACTACATccagcattggagtcaacattggagtcaacatgggccagcatccccgtggaccgctttcgacaccttgtggagtccatgccccgacgaattgaggctgttctgatgctAAAAgtgtgtgcaactcaatattaggatggtgttcctaatgttttgtacactcagtgtatatggatACGGCTGTGCTAGAAACACCATTATTTGTGTGTATCCATATATGTATATAAATGGCTATGGTTTCTAGCCCATATTCTGTTGGTCAAGAGAATTCAGGGTTAGGTGTGGGCAGGGTGCCATGCAAAAAGGCAGAGGCCGCACATCGGGTCATTACATCTACACTTACATGGAACTACATAGGTAGGTCTTTGGGGGACAGGGAAAAAGGAAGGACTAGAATAGTGACTTTGGGGGATTATTCTCAGAGATGTGGTAAAAATCAGGAGGATGGATGAGATACTTTAAGGGAACAAATTGAAAAGTACTTGCCCAAGATGTCAAAGACCAATTGcagcaaacaaacacaaccaTAGACAGGGGGCGTTGAGCTGGTAACTGCAGCCAGAGTGAAAACCACTGTGGTCGGGGTAATAACAGCCTGCTCTCTAGCATCCTTAGGAGGTGGGTGAGTAGGGCGCTGGGTGCTAGGAAGTTGGGaagtcccttctctctctgattcctgGTAAACACCCACCTCTGTTGACTGTCAGCCACCTACTCTTCCCATGTTTTGAGAACAATGACACGAAAACATCATAAACTGTGGCTTGGAGATCTGGGTCTGTCTTTGTCATAGGACTTTTTCAAACTTCTGGCTTGTTCTTTTATGTGTAGGGGTGAATGGGGTACGTTGAGCAATTTTTACATTCAGCACCACTGTCAAGcgaaatatagtattctttctaacaaagatacaGTATCTACGTCaagatgttgtgtatccctggaaataatcagaaatCATTGTAAACATTACGAAACATAGCTTGTATGTGGTAAATTTCAATACGGGATATGGTAAATTTGGCCGCCTACACACTTCTGTACTGAATTAAATATTACCACTACCCATTAGAAACCTTCAATGACTTTGTCTGTCTTTTCATAATTGTAAGCATCTTTTAATACAGGCTTAACACCTAAAAAACACCAGGCCCTGTTGTTATCTCATATCCCAGCGATAATGCCTCGTATTGACACCTGGGAGGAAAACACTTCAAtttgctcaacttgccattggctTAACCCAACGTACtgtattagcccacacagctacaatgatacactttcatgctaggtttaggatctcatattgaagcttatagaaGCCCCAACTGATGTCTAGAACATCAAGAACATCAATCTTAAAATGATCTattttggtttagatacaagcattaTTGAAACATCTAACACAATACTTTCATTTGACTTGGTgaatttttttaatgtatttttttaacCTAACTTGCTTTACTTACCACTTCCCAtatggtttcttccttcacatactcttcctaaatatttggggAAATGATTCATTTTGTATATGGTCTCTTAGAAACAATGGTGACTcatcttaccccactctcccctacgaTTAAAAGTCATttgatgtattttgttgtttaATCAACGTTTCTGAAATGTGAACCCAACCCCACCTCTAAACATCCATCATAGAATTCCCCTTTCGTGTTGTTTTTGTGATAAAACATAAATGTTGCATGTCGTTGCTATGAATATAGATTTGAAATATGAGAATATCACACCAGCCCTTTTGACAGTAAGTCCCTTGTTGCACCAAGTTCATCAAATGATTTCTAATAGTTAAATTGGCTTACTACCAACTCCTGGTTGTGTATTAATAAGTGCTAACGTTAGTTTTAGGCTTGTTTGGCTTGTCTTTATGCATACAGCATGTGTTGGATTGGGGCAGTGGTGTGGGGAGTTTTGGGGGGGTAGGACTCTACTGGTCACCTGCTATGTAAGACACGCTTCCCTccattctcccccccccccccccttagtgGTTGCACTGCCAGATAAAGGAACAATGTGTCCTTTCTTACCTGGTGGAGGTGTACATTCCATCCCTACTAAACTAAGTTGCAATCCAGCCTGTCTCCAACCCACCACTGCCCCCGCCTGCACAGGGCCCTCTCTAACAACAATACCAGGTTGGTTTAACTCCAGGTGCTCCAGATCACACTCCATAAACCTCTCCTTTCAGGGGACTTCTTTTGGGACATTTTATTGTAAGGGGTTTGGTTAGTTATAGGAAGATGAGTCCTGATCTGCTAGATTTGTGTACCCACTGTATCATTGAATGGTTAATTTGTCACAGAACGTAGTTAACATTTAAACACCTATTCATCATAGCTAAGCTATTTGCCTTGGTTTAAAAGGTGATTCAACGGGATGCTTGTTTGTCTGTCGGGCCCTTGGTTTGTGGTTTTCTGCTTTACAGGAAGGTTGCTTACATCGCAGGCAGAGACATCCCATTTATGCTGGGGGTTGTCTGTGAAGCAgagcagagagctagagagagagcgacagagagacagagtgagagagagtgaaatcACA
The sequence above is a segment of the Oncorhynchus nerka isolate Pitt River linkage group LG20, Oner_Uvic_2.0, whole genome shotgun sequence genome. Coding sequences within it:
- the LOC115102534 gene encoding coatomer subunit zeta-1-like isoform X1, which codes for MDTVTLEPSLYTVKAVLILDNDGERLYAKYYDGTYPSVKEQKAFEKNIFSKTHRTDSEIALLEGLTVVYKSNIDLFFYVIGSSHENELMLMAVLNCLFDSLSQMLRKNVERRALLENMEGLFLAVDEIVDGGVILESDPQQVVHRVALRGEDVPYSEQTVTQVLQSAKEQIKWSLLR
- the LOC115102534 gene encoding coatomer subunit zeta-1-like isoform X2; translation: MSFCLEEPSLYTVKAVLILDNDGERLYAKYYDGTYPSVKEQKAFEKNIFSKTHRTDSEIALLEGLTVVYKSNIDLFFYVIGSSHENELMLMAVLNCLFDSLSQMLRKNVERRALLENMEGLFLAVDEIVDGGVILESDPQQVVHRVALRGEDVPYSEQTVTQVLQSAKEQIKWSLLR
- the LOC115102534 gene encoding coatomer subunit zeta-1-like isoform X3 gives rise to the protein MCQPSVETQHALGYKYYDGTYPSVKEQKAFEKNIFSKTHRTDSEIALLEGLTVVYKSNIDLFFYVIGSSHENELMLMAVLNCLFDSLSQMLRKNVERRALLENMEGLFLAVDEIVDGGVILESDPQQVVHRVALRGEDVPYSEQTVTQVLQSAKEQIKWSLLR